From one Bacteroidota bacterium genomic stretch:
- a CDS encoding T9SS type A sorting domain-containing protein: protein MNIRYGMTGADYFIIPDDINEVGNWFHIVIVRNESIGKLIYYLNGSVLDQIDYPAGAYTNTGLPILIGESNCLPDINANFNGFIDDIGIWERPLSNLEVNQLYLSCDLEITESPIDLESSVGADVQFTCASNDPEGTFQWESDMGFGFVLLSDAGKYFGVNNDTLIVTSVTMANNNQKFRCVIYSMTCNDTTEAALLSVVTGTSANNIITEDYFSLYPNPVYNGQLTIRGDLGAQFDAVLIDNYGAMVRAFNGLSGNTVLNLENIQPGMYIIRFQSSGINITKSIIIAQ from the coding sequence AATATAAGATATGGTATGACAGGTGCGGACTATTTTATTATTCCTGACGATATAAATGAAGTTGGCAACTGGTTTCATATTGTAATTGTGCGTAATGAAAGTATAGGCAAATTAATATATTATTTGAACGGTTCTGTATTAGATCAAATTGATTACCCAGCTGGTGCATATACCAACACGGGACTACCGATTTTAATAGGTGAAAGTAACTGTTTGCCTGATATTAATGCCAATTTCAATGGTTTCATTGATGATATTGGGATATGGGAGAGACCGCTTTCGAATTTAGAAGTAAACCAACTATACCTAAGTTGTGACCTTGAGATTACTGAAAGCCCAATTGATCTGGAATCTTCAGTTGGTGCTGACGTCCAGTTCACATGTGCCTCAAATGATCCGGAAGGGACCTTCCAATGGGAATCAGATATGGGATTTGGATTTGTTCTACTATCAGATGCCGGTAAATACTTTGGTGTAAATAATGACACTTTGATAGTTACAAGTGTTACCATGGCGAATAATAATCAGAAGTTTCGTTGCGTGATATATTCTATGACTTGCAACGACACTACAGAGGCGGCCCTTTTGTCGGTCGTGACAGGGACGAGTGCAAATAATATAATTACTGAGGATTATTTCAGTTTATATCCTAACCCTGTTTACAATGGTCAATTGACAATCAGAGGGGATTTAGGCGCACAATTTGATGCAGTGTTAATTGATAATTATGGTGCTATGGTTAGAGCTTTTAATGGGTTGTCGGGAAACACAGTGTTGAACTTAGAAAACATTCAACCAGGAATGTATATCATTAGGTTTCAGTCGTCTGGTATAAATATCACAAAGTCAATAATTATAGCTCAATAG